One Paraburkholderia dioscoreae DNA segment encodes these proteins:
- a CDS encoding long-chain fatty acid--CoA ligase, with the protein MDKIWLKSYPPGVPAEIDPTRYSSVGELLEEAFRDHRAKPAFVCMGKEISYGELDALSRKLAAWFQSKGLARGARIAIMMPNVLQYPVAIAAILRAGYVVVNVNPLYTPRELEHQLKDSDAEAIILLENFAVTLQAIVRNTSIKHVVVAAMGDLMGLKGTLVNFVVRKVKKMVPAWSLPGHVKFNTAIAEGGRQNFKPVQQGPNDVAFLQYTGGTTGVAKGATLLHRNLIANVLQSEVWLDPVRANRTDIDQFITVVALPLYHVFALTVCGLLTIRTGGLGVLIPNPRDIPGMIKALEGYAITTIPAVNTLYNAMLNSPDFHKLDFSKLIAANGGGMAVQEAVAKRWYEQTHTPIIEGYGLSETSPCVTCNPVTVTEYSGTIGLPLPSTEISIRDDEGNEVPLGQPGEICIRGPQVMAGYWNRPDETAKVMTEDGFFKSGDVGLMNEGGFVKIVDRKKDMILVSGFNVYPNEIEDVVAKLPGVFEVAAVGVPDQHSGEAVKLFVVKKDQALTDADIFAYCKQQLTGYKRPKIVEFRTELPKSNVGKILRRELRDGRA; encoded by the coding sequence ATGGACAAAATCTGGCTGAAATCTTATCCACCCGGCGTTCCCGCAGAGATTGACCCAACCCGCTACTCGTCGGTCGGAGAACTGCTCGAAGAAGCCTTTCGCGACCACCGCGCCAAGCCCGCGTTCGTCTGCATGGGCAAGGAAATCAGCTATGGCGAGCTCGACGCGCTTTCGCGCAAGCTGGCAGCGTGGTTTCAATCGAAGGGCCTGGCCCGCGGCGCGCGCATCGCGATCATGATGCCGAACGTGCTGCAATATCCGGTGGCGATTGCCGCTATTCTGCGCGCGGGCTACGTGGTCGTGAACGTGAACCCGCTTTATACCCCGCGTGAGTTAGAGCATCAGCTAAAGGACAGCGACGCGGAAGCGATCATTCTGCTCGAGAACTTCGCGGTCACGCTGCAGGCGATCGTACGCAACACGTCGATCAAGCATGTGGTTGTAGCCGCGATGGGTGATCTGATGGGCCTGAAGGGCACGCTGGTGAACTTCGTCGTGCGCAAGGTGAAAAAGATGGTGCCGGCGTGGAGCCTGCCGGGTCACGTCAAATTCAATACCGCGATCGCGGAAGGTGGACGTCAGAATTTCAAGCCGGTCCAGCAAGGTCCGAACGATGTCGCGTTTCTCCAGTACACGGGCGGCACGACGGGCGTAGCCAAGGGCGCGACGCTGCTGCATCGGAACCTGATCGCCAACGTGTTGCAGTCGGAAGTCTGGCTCGATCCGGTGCGCGCGAATCGTACGGACATCGATCAGTTCATCACCGTGGTTGCCTTGCCCCTGTATCACGTGTTTGCGCTGACGGTTTGCGGGTTGCTGACAATCCGTACCGGCGGCCTCGGCGTGCTGATTCCTAATCCGCGCGACATTCCGGGCATGATCAAAGCGCTTGAAGGGTATGCAATCACGACAATTCCCGCCGTCAACACGCTCTACAACGCGATGTTGAATAGCCCGGATTTCCATAAGCTCGATTTTTCGAAGCTGATCGCCGCGAACGGTGGTGGTATGGCGGTGCAGGAGGCTGTAGCCAAGCGCTGGTACGAGCAGACGCACACGCCGATCATTGAAGGCTACGGGTTGTCGGAAACGTCGCCGTGCGTGACCTGCAATCCGGTGACCGTCACCGAATACAGCGGGACAATCGGCTTGCCGCTGCCGTCGACGGAAATCTCGATTCGAGACGACGAAGGCAACGAAGTGCCGCTCGGCCAGCCGGGTGAAATCTGCATCCGGGGCCCGCAGGTAATGGCGGGTTACTGGAACCGGCCCGACGAAACGGCAAAAGTGATGACGGAGGATGGCTTCTTTAAATCGGGCGATGTCGGCCTGATGAACGAAGGTGGCTTCGTCAAGATCGTCGACCGCAAGAAGGACATGATTCTGGTGTCCGGCTTCAACGTCTATCCGAACGAAATCGAAGACGTGGTCGCCAAACTGCCGGGCGTGTTCGAAGTCGCCGCGGTCGGCGTGCCGGATCAGCATTCGGGCGAGGCGGTGAAACTGTTCGTCGTGAAGAAAGATCAGGCACTCACCGATGCGGACATCTTTGCGTACTGCAAGCAGCAACTGACCGGTTACAAGCGGCCGAAGATCGTCGAATTCCGTACCGAACTGCCGAAGAGCAACGTCGGCAAGATCCTGCGCCGCGAGTTGCGCGACGGGCGCGCGTAA
- a CDS encoding molybdopterin-containing oxidoreductase family protein, with the protein MNAPTEHARAVCPHDCPDTCAMRVTVESGRAIKVVADPEHPPTQGALCTKVSRYAERVHHPQRLTRPMKRVGRKGEGRFEPVGWDEAFQLAARRLSEIAHRAPEAILPYSYAGTMGLIQGDSIAQRFFHKLGASQLDRTICAAAGAAGLKYTYGASLGMLTEFFDESEVILIWGSNPIASNLHFWTRAQQAKRRGARLIAIDPYRSLTAEKCHQHIALKPGTDSALALGMINVLIRENLLDHAYIEAHTFGFEELKARALSYPPSRAAEICGIDERAIVDLARLYGGTRKAAIRMNYGLQRVRGGGNAVRAIACLPSLTGAWRERAGGVLLSSGGWAPVDSYALQRPDLMPGWPTRTNRVINMNAIGDALLHTGDAAFGPKVEAIVVYNSNPVAVAPDSERVAAGFAREDLFTIVLEHFQTDTADYADLLLPATTQLEHLDVHKSYGHTHVMVNLPAIAPVGEALPNTEIFRGIARHMGLDEPALFESDETVAQAAFRWQDRTLKGVDWETLKKTGWARLNLPDAPFAEGGFQTPSGKCEFYSERLAQQGLDPLPDYLPPYESADGAPELAARYPLAMISPPARNFLNSTFVNIESLRSTEGEPHLDMHPADAQSRDIVDGDQVRIFNDRGSMQARVRVTDKAREGLVVGLSIWWKKLAPDGRNANQVTSQALTDLGGSATFYDCLVEVERV; encoded by the coding sequence ATGAATGCTCCGACTGAACACGCTCGCGCCGTATGCCCGCACGATTGCCCCGACACGTGCGCGATGCGCGTGACGGTCGAGTCCGGCCGGGCGATCAAGGTCGTCGCCGATCCCGAGCATCCTCCAACGCAAGGCGCGCTGTGCACCAAGGTCAGCCGCTACGCTGAGCGCGTGCATCACCCGCAGAGACTGACGCGACCGATGAAGCGTGTCGGCCGTAAAGGCGAGGGGCGCTTTGAGCCGGTCGGCTGGGACGAGGCGTTCCAACTCGCGGCTCGCCGCCTGTCGGAAATTGCACACCGGGCGCCGGAGGCAATCCTCCCCTACAGCTATGCCGGCACAATGGGCTTGATTCAGGGCGACAGCATTGCGCAACGGTTCTTCCATAAGCTCGGCGCATCACAACTCGATCGCACGATTTGCGCGGCCGCCGGCGCGGCCGGGCTGAAGTACACCTATGGCGCGAGCCTCGGCATGCTCACCGAGTTTTTCGACGAAAGCGAAGTCATCCTCATCTGGGGCTCGAATCCGATTGCATCGAACCTCCATTTCTGGACCCGCGCTCAACAGGCCAAACGCCGCGGTGCGCGGCTGATCGCAATCGATCCGTACCGCTCGCTGACGGCCGAAAAATGCCATCAGCACATCGCTTTGAAACCAGGCACTGACAGCGCCCTGGCGCTCGGTATGATCAACGTGTTGATCAGGGAAAATCTGCTCGATCACGCTTACATCGAAGCTCACACGTTTGGTTTTGAAGAGCTGAAAGCCCGCGCGCTCAGTTACCCGCCGTCGCGCGCTGCGGAAATCTGCGGTATTGATGAACGGGCGATCGTCGATCTCGCACGACTTTACGGTGGCACCAGAAAGGCTGCAATCCGCATGAACTACGGCCTGCAACGCGTGCGCGGCGGCGGCAATGCAGTGCGCGCGATCGCTTGCCTGCCGTCGCTCACGGGTGCGTGGCGCGAGAGAGCGGGGGGCGTGTTGCTGTCGTCGGGCGGTTGGGCGCCGGTCGATTCGTATGCGTTGCAGCGTCCGGACCTGATGCCGGGTTGGCCGACCAGGACGAACCGCGTCATCAATATGAATGCGATCGGCGACGCGCTACTGCACACGGGCGACGCCGCGTTCGGCCCCAAAGTCGAAGCGATCGTCGTCTACAACTCGAATCCGGTGGCTGTCGCGCCAGATTCGGAGCGAGTCGCCGCGGGTTTCGCGCGCGAAGATCTGTTCACAATCGTCCTCGAGCATTTCCAGACCGACACCGCCGACTACGCCGATCTGTTGCTGCCCGCGACAACTCAGCTGGAGCACCTCGACGTTCACAAGTCGTACGGCCACACGCACGTAATGGTCAACCTGCCGGCAATCGCGCCGGTCGGTGAAGCGCTTCCGAACACGGAGATTTTTCGCGGCATCGCGCGTCATATGGGTCTCGACGAGCCCGCGCTGTTCGAGAGCGACGAGACCGTCGCGCAGGCGGCGTTCCGCTGGCAAGACAGAACGCTCAAAGGCGTAGATTGGGAGACCCTGAAGAAGACGGGCTGGGCCAGGCTGAATCTGCCCGATGCGCCTTTCGCCGAAGGTGGTTTCCAAACGCCGTCCGGTAAATGCGAGTTCTACAGCGAGCGCCTTGCGCAACAGGGACTCGACCCACTGCCGGACTATCTGCCGCCCTACGAATCCGCTGACGGCGCGCCGGAACTTGCCGCCCGTTATCCGCTGGCGATGATTTCGCCACCCGCACGCAACTTCCTGAATAGCACCTTCGTGAACATCGAAAGTCTGCGTTCGACCGAAGGCGAGCCGCATCTCGACATGCATCCGGCCGACGCGCAATCGCGAGACATCGTCGACGGCGATCAGGTGCGCATCTTTAACGATCGCGGGTCGATGCAGGCGCGCGTCCGTGTCACCGATAAAGCACGTGAGGGGCTCGTGGTGGGCCTGTCGATCTGGTGGAAGAAACTTGCTCCCGACGGCCGCAATGCCAATCAGGTTACCAGCCAGGCGCTCACTGATCTGGGCGGATCGGCAACTTTCTATGACTGCCTCGTCGAAGTCGAGCGCGTCTGA